In Marinobacter sp. M3C, the genomic stretch TAGGGCAACCTGATACACTGGAAAAACTGAAACAGCGCCTGCGTTCAGAAAAGTCGTTGTGCTGGAAAGACTATGCCGACCAGGTAGCCCGGATTTGGCACTACCCTGTGAATGCAGCCTGTTCACAGCACCAGTAAGGTTGCCAGGAACCGCATCAGGGCCATGCCAATGATGTTGGTAAAGGTGATCAGAAAAATACTGCTGGCGGTGGCTGGGTCCGCGGCAAAAGTGGTGATTAAATTCACCTGCAGCCAGGGGTGGCACCTCGGCTACGGTATAAAACTCTGCGTCATATCGCGCTTCGGTTTCGATGTTGAAGATCTGACGATAACAGGGGCAGAGCGGGGAGTGAATCTCGGCTTGTTACGCCCTTGCTTTGCCCCGACAATACCCCTTTGAATTACTTGTCATGAGACCAAAATATGCTCGAAACTATGGCGCTGATGCCTCAGAATTTTTCGTTGCCAGACGCGATTTGGCGCCTGCTGATCAGCACTGGATTGTTGTTACTGGCCATCGTTATTCTGCGGACGCTGACCGCTCGCTTTATTCGTCGACACGTCACGTCGTCGGAGTTGCGGGGCCGGTTACTGATGAACTTTCGCAATGGTTTCCTGTTATTGGGATTACTGGGTCTGGCGCTAATATGGGGCGACCAGATCCGATCTCTGGCCCTGTCTATCGTCGCGATCGCCGTCGCTTTTGTGGTTGCCACCAAAGAGTTGATCATGTGTGTTTCCGGCTCAATATTAAAAGGGGGAGCCGGCTCTTTCAATTTGGGCGACCGCATCCAGATTAAAGATTTTCGGGGTGATGTCATCGATCAGACCCTCTTGGCAACGACAGTCCTTGAAGTGGGCCCCGGCAAAACAGCTCAACAGCGTACCGGGCGGATGATTATAATACCCAACTCGCTGTTCGTGTCTGAGCCGGTCATTAACGAGAGCTTTACAGACCACTGGGATTTCCACGTTTTCGTTGTGCCTTTTAAGCGGGAAGACGACTGGCACGCCGCCCAAATAGCGTTACTGGCTGCCGCCAATCGCCATTGCGAGCCTTATTTGGAGTCGGTGCGCAAATACATGAATAAAGTTGGCGCAAAGCGGAGCCTGGAAGTGCCCTCCGTGGACCCCAGGGTGACCATTCAGGTTCCAGTGGCCAGCGAAATTCACCTTACCGTTCGCCTGCCCACTAAATCCGGGCAGCGTAGTTACATTGAACAGGCAATTCTTTCAGAGGTGTTCACGGGCAAGGATTATTCCGCCAAAAAGTCCTGACTCAGATTCAGGGTTGGTACTCAGCATAAGGGCATACTTACAACGTTATGACTTCAAGAAATCAGTGATCACTATGCACAGCGCACGGGGTAACGCAGGGGTTAAGGAGCTATCTAAGGTTACTGACTCAACCGGCTTACAGTGGAAGAACAGGGTTATCGTTGTTGATAACGTTCAGAGCGACAACAGTGTGGACTTAAAGGCACTATTTCTGAAAATTGACGCAATGCCCATGCGTCAAAACGATATACGGAATTGATGTATTAAGCATGCATGAGAAAGGTCTTGAATGGACCTTAAATTCTAGGTGTATTTATTGAATAATCGTGTCTTTTTATTAATTTTTGTTCATCTTTTTCATTGACATTACCTCCTGTTCACCCTGAAAGTGATCCATAACATACTCTAGAAATTACCATAAGACCTGTTTATAACCTCATAATAATACGTCGCTTTTTTTGTCACTAGACCTTAAACAAAATATCAAAAACTCTGAAAAAATCCATAAAAACAAATAATTAAAGATGCTGCAAGTAAAAGCTTTTTAAGCCTCAAAGTAAATGCTTGGCGAGAGTCGAAATGCGTCGATTCATTGCAAATTTTAATATGTATATTTGTGACACACATCCGTGCTGGATATTACAAAATCTGCTGGGCGATTACCAACTGTGCGAGTCTGCTCTAAGCTCGTAGTGTTCGTTAACATTCGGCAGCTCACCATCTTGGTCATATGCTGCCGAATCATGCAGGAGTAAGCGCTATGCAATGGAAAAATTCTGTGGCTGTTCTGTGTCTGGCCGTATCGCCGGCGTTAGCATTAGCTGAACCTGAGGCCGGTGATCGGCTTTTTACTCTTACCGGTTCAGGAGCAAGCGATTCGGGCTTTGATAACAATACAACCAGTGTCAGCTTTGATCTGGGTAAATTTTACTCTGACAGCACAGCTTTTGGTCTCCGCCAAAGTGTTGGCTTTGCGGATAGCGAGAATGATTCAAGTTGGAGCGGTGCAACCCGGGTGTTTTCCGACTATCATTTTAATGCGGGAAAATGGCAGCCATTTGTTGGTGCAAACATTGGCGGTATTTACGGAGACGGTGTCGATGAAACCTTCTTTGCTGGACCGGAAGCCGGCGTGAAATACTACGTAAAGCCAAAAACCTTCATTACAGTTCAGGCGGAATATCAAGTATTCTTTGATAGCGCGAGCGAAGCCAACGATAACTTCGACGATGGCGCGTGGGCGTACAGCGCCGGTATTGGCTTTAACTTCTGAATCTGAAATTCGAGGAACACAGGCTCCGTCTAACGGAGCCTGTGATAAGCGGCTATATTCGGCTGTACTGATCAAGTGCCTCGCTAACCTCGTTTCCTGTCTTTGCCTCCTTTTAAAAAAATATTGACTCGCGCGCCATAGTGCCCGTTATAGCGGCAAATGAATCTTGGCTTGTTACGTCTTCGCTTTCCCTCGACAATACCTCAGCTCTGGGCAACACAGTCCATTCGCATTTTATACGGGAGTTAGTATGTTCAGTCACATTATGGTTGGTGCAAACGACGTTCAGGAATCAAAGATTTTTTACGATGCAATTCTTGGTGCTCTAGGGTACGAGCCCGGCCTGGTGGATGACAAAGGGCGCTGCTTTTATAGAACGAACAGCGGCACCTTTGCGATTGGGAAGCCCATTGATGGCGCGCCCGCTTGCCATGGTAACGGCACCACCATCGGCTTTTCTGCAGAAAATTCCGCAACCGTTGATGCCTGGCACTCCGCCGGCACTGCTAATGGTGGTACGTCATGCGAAAACCCACCCGGCCTTCGCGGGGCAGCCAACTTATACATTGCCTACTTAAGAGATCCCTCGGGCAACAAAATCTGCGCGCTACATCGATAGAATGGATTTTTTTGAACCACAGCAGGTTTTTGAAACACAGTTTATGTTTGGGTAAATGGCGGGTATAGATGTATAAAAATCGAGATATTATTGCGCGTCTGCGTGAGCAGATTCCATCGTTCGAGTGTGTGGCGGGTTGTCACGATTGTTGCGGGCCGGTAACGACGTCTTCGGAAGAAATATCGCGCCTGCCTGTAAAAAGTGACGCCGAACATGAAGCCGCATTAGGTGACCTGAGCTGTGTGCACCTTGGCCCCAATGGTTGTACAGTTTACGGGGAGCGCCCTTTAATCTGCCGGTTGTTTGGCACAACACCCAGTATGCCCTGCCCTAACGGTCGTCGCCCCGACGTCATGATTGGCGCCAAAGTTGAGCGCCAGATCCATCACTACATTGCCAATACGCGGCAGGTATTGGTGTAGACTCTGTGCGGTATGTTCATTCGATCATTGAGAGAGAATAATAATGACAAAAGCCATTCGAGCATCTGATACGCCTTACGCAGTGGAAGTGGAATCTGGTAAAAATTACTTTTGGTGTGCTTGCGGTAAAAGTGCAAAACAGCCTTTTTGCGACGGCTCTCATAGTGGCTCAGATTTTAAACCTGTGAAATACGCGGCGTCAGAAACTAAAAAAGTATTTTTTTGCGGCTGCAAATTAACAGCGTCGCAACCACTGTGTGATGGCAGCCACAAGCAGATATAACAATCCCGTCAAACTCATTCGCGGCGCTCGCCGGAGCACACACTTTTTGGCGCGCAGTGCCCTCTCGCCAGCAAAAAAATGCTCCTTATTGGAGTAACAGACAGGCTGGCGTAGTGGCAACGAGCAGTCAGATAGAGCGTTTCTTATGCGAATAATCATTCTGACAACCCTCGCCATGATTGCCTTTGCGAGCAATTCGGTACTGGCCCGGATGGCCTTGAAACACACGGATATTGATGCTGCGAGCTTCACGACGATCCGTTTAATTTCCGGAGCGATTGTTCTGTTGCTGGCCGTGGGGATCAGCAACCGGCCCAGCGGCGGCAGCGGAAGCTGGTGGTCTGCGGCGGCTTTATTTGCCTACGCGGCGGGCTTTTCATTTGCCTATGTGAGCTTGCCCACGGCCACGGGCGCACTGCTGTTGTTCGGCGCAGTTCAAGCCACAATGATTGTTTACGGTTTGTGGGTAGGAGAACGCCTATTCAAGCTGCAATTAGCCGGCCTTGCGCTCGCTTTTGGCGGGCTATTGGTGTTGTTTCTGCCTGGTTTATCAACAACACCGCCATTGACCAGTTCCCTGTTGATGTTGGCAGCCGGAGTTTTCTGGGGTGTTTATTCTCTGCGCGGCAGAGGCGCAGGCGATCCCGTTCGCATAAGCGCCGGGAACTTTACGCGCGCCCTTGTCTTTACGGTCGTTTTAAGCATTTTCATGGTAAGCCGGCTTTCTTTGGATGTTGCGGGCATCTGGTACGCAATTACCTCAGGTGCGCTCACGTCCGGGCTAGGGTATGTTGTATGGTACATGGTAATGCCCATGCTAAAAGCCACGAACGCAGCTATCATACAGCTCAGTGTTCCCGTGATTGCAGCCGCAGGCGGCATTGTTTTTTTGGACGAATCCATCACCTTGCGATTGGCGTTGGCTTCCGCTGCCATTCTCGGCGGAATCGCGCTGGTCATTATTCGAAAACATCCTGCTCAGGTTACCCAACAAGATATTGGAAAACACTTTAATGCTAAATAACAGAAATGATTATAATGGCCAATAAAGAATTTATTTATCAGCGCATTCGTATTTATGTTGGCAAAGACTTTGACCCAGCTGTTGATGGCCAAGTGGAAAATATTTTACGTTCTAAATTCAACATTCACTTGCCCCAGAGAACGTCTCTGAATGATTCTCTAGCATCATCGAAAAGTGATCATGAAATTGTTGGTCTTATTTTGCAGTATCGTACAGTTAGCTAATGGCTATGTGCCATGCGGCTAAATACTTGAACGACATTTCACACACTTAGCAATCCGAAAACCCCGCCTCATGCGTATCTGTTTTTTATCGATATCGAAACAGGGCACCCCACCAGCGGGCGCCCTTTCTTAAAGGAAGTCCCCTTTTGAAGCGTTTTGCGCTCACGTTGTTGCTGTTTAATGGTTTGTTGCTGGCGTTACTGTTGCCGCGCTACCCATGGATTCCCTGGGTTGCCGCCGAGGCGCTAATGGTATGTGCGGTGTTTAGCCTGTTATCGCCCTCTTTATTTAGCCGGGTGCTGGCCGGCGTGGTGGGTACGCTGTACGCCGTGTTGGCGTTATTTACGCTGAGCGATTTGCTGATTCGCCAAAGTCTTGGGCGGGGACTCAACCTTTATCTGGAACTGGGAGTGGTCGGTTCTGTGGTCGATCTGATGCTAAGTAACCTCGGCACTGGCCTTTCATTGCTGATACTACTGGGTTTGCTACTGGCATTTTGCGGATTGGCGTTGTGGGTAGGCAAACTGCTGAGTCGCCTTGCCGGAGGCCTGCACTCTAATTTTGGCAAAGCGGCTTTTGCCACCGGTTTGCTGGTGGTGGCGGTGTCATTTGTGCCGCAGTCGGTGGTAAGCCTTAGCGCTGCGCAGCTAGCAACCCACCAGATACAGCTGGCTATCGACACCCGTCGGTCAACGGCTGAGTTCAGCCAGAGTTTGGCGAACGATCCGGCGGCAGGAAAGCCTGTGGCGCTGCCCGGCCTGGCCAGCATCGATGTGATTTTTGGGTTTATCGAATCCTACGGTATCTCCAGCCTCGCAGACGACCGCTTTAAACACCTTATCGGGCCCCGTCTCGACAAAATGGAAGCCGCCGTTAGCGCAGCGGGCCTGCATATGGTGTCTGGCCGTTTGCGTTCACCGGTGCAAGGTGGGCAATCCTGGCTGGCGCACGCCACGCTATTAAGCGGTCAGTGGATTGATACCCAGCTGGACTACGAGATTTTGCTAGCCAGCCACTACCCCACACTGATAGACGATATGGCGGAAACCGGCCACGATACCGTCGCGGTGATGCCGGCAATTACCCAAAATTGGCCAGAAGGCCAGGCATTCGGCTACAACCGTATTTACGAATCCACCACCATGGATTACCAGGGGCCCCCGTTTAACTGGGTGACTATGCCGGATCAGTACACTTGGTCCTGGTTTCAGCAGAGCGTTCGTGAACAAGCTGCTGGGCCGATGTTTGCAGAAGTGGCTCTGATTAGCAGCCATGCTCCCTGGGTGCCTATTTTACCGGTGCTGGACGATTGGGACAGCGTTGGCAACGGCACGGCGTTCAATCAATGGAAAGGCGCTGGCGAAACACCTGCCAGCCTGTGGCGAGAGCCTAATCGAGTTCGTGAACACTACGCCCTGGCTATCGATTACGCGTTGAACGTGGCAACAGGCTATGCAACGCGCCATGTGGATGAGAATACCCTGCTGGTGCTGTTAGGCGATCACCAGCCGGCACCACTGGTGACCGGCGAAGGCGCCAGCCGGGACGTTATTGTTCACGTGATCAGCGGCAATCCGGCATTACTTGCGCCATTCCTTGCGATCGGAGACAACGGCGGAGGATTACCCGGGTTTCAAACGGGTGCAAAACCGGACTTGAATCAGGATGGCCCCAGCATGGCAAGCTTCCGCCCTTTCATGCTTAGAGAATTTGGCCGCGCGCTCGTAAAAACTGAAGTGGCGTCCGTGGAAAGTGGTGAGCAACCGTAAATAGGGACACCTGTTTCTGACTGTCACATTTGTTTAACTCTGAAGGGTTATCATCACCGCTTATTCTATGGTCTGGAAACCATGAGGCCTGTCCGGGCCCTGACCCTTCCGGGAGCATCCGATGCGGATAACCTTTTTAGGAACGGGCGCAGCCGGTGGCGTACCACTTTACGGCTGTCGTTGCGCGGCCTGTTCCGTCGCCAAAATGAATGCAGCCTTTGCGCGCGAGCCCTGCTCCGCCCTGATCGAATCCGGAACCACCCGCATTCTGATTGATGGCGGCCTGATGGATCTGCACAAACGCTTTGCTCCCGGCGAGTTGGACGCCATTGTGCTGACGCATTTTCACCCTGACCATGTTCAGGGGCTGTTTCACCTGCGCTGGGGCAAGGGGCCAAGTATCCCCGTGTTCATGCCGCCTGACCCTGACGGCTGCGGCGATCTGTTCCGCCATCCTGGCATACTCGATTTCAACCCCCAAAAAGCGTTCTCTGCGTTTGGAGTCGGGGGGTTAAAGGTCACACCTGTGCCGCTGATTCACTCAAAGCCCACCTTTGGCTACGTCTTCGAAGTTACCGGTGGGCCCACGTTTGCCTATTTGACCGATACCCGCGGCCTACCCCATGACACCCAGCACTTTTTACAAACAATGAAGCCTGATGGGCTGGCAATAG encodes the following:
- a CDS encoding CDGSH iron-sulfur domain-containing protein, whose translation is MTKAIRASDTPYAVEVESGKNYFWCACGKSAKQPFCDGSHSGSDFKPVKYAASETKKVFFCGCKLTASQPLCDGSHKQI
- a CDS encoding VOC family protein, which gives rise to MFSHIMVGANDVQESKIFYDAILGALGYEPGLVDDKGRCFYRTNSGTFAIGKPIDGAPACHGNGTTIGFSAENSATVDAWHSAGTANGGTSCENPPGLRGAANLYIAYLRDPSGNKICALHR
- a CDS encoding DMT family transporter; its protein translation is MRIIILTTLAMIAFASNSVLARMALKHTDIDAASFTTIRLISGAIVLLLAVGISNRPSGGSGSWWSAAALFAYAAGFSFAYVSLPTATGALLLFGAVQATMIVYGLWVGERLFKLQLAGLALAFGGLLVLFLPGLSTTPPLTSSLLMLAAGVFWGVYSLRGRGAGDPVRISAGNFTRALVFTVVLSIFMVSRLSLDVAGIWYAITSGALTSGLGYVVWYMVMPMLKATNAAIIQLSVPVIAAAGGIVFLDESITLRLALASAAILGGIALVIIRKHPAQVTQQDIGKHFNAK
- a CDS encoding YkgJ family cysteine cluster protein; translation: MYKNRDIIARLREQIPSFECVAGCHDCCGPVTTSSEEISRLPVKSDAEHEAALGDLSCVHLGPNGCTVYGERPLICRLFGTTPSMPCPNGRRPDVMIGAKVERQIHHYIANTRQVLV
- a CDS encoding mechanosensitive ion channel domain-containing protein; this encodes MLETMALMPQNFSLPDAIWRLLISTGLLLLAIVILRTLTARFIRRHVTSSELRGRLLMNFRNGFLLLGLLGLALIWGDQIRSLALSIVAIAVAFVVATKELIMCVSGSILKGGAGSFNLGDRIQIKDFRGDVIDQTLLATTVLEVGPGKTAQQRTGRMIIIPNSLFVSEPVINESFTDHWDFHVFVVPFKREDDWHAAQIALLAAANRHCEPYLESVRKYMNKVGAKRSLEVPSVDPRVTIQVPVASEIHLTVRLPTKSGQRSYIEQAILSEVFTGKDYSAKKS
- the phnP gene encoding phosphonate metabolism protein PhnP — protein: MRITFLGTGAAGGVPLYGCRCAACSVAKMNAAFAREPCSALIESGTTRILIDGGLMDLHKRFAPGELDAIVLTHFHPDHVQGLFHLRWGKGPSIPVFMPPDPDGCGDLFRHPGILDFNPQKAFSAFGVGGLKVTPVPLIHSKPTFGYVFEVTGGPTFAYLTDTRGLPHDTQHFLQTMKPDGLAIDCSFPPSDQPKGHNDWTMALDCIEAVNPDRAWLIHISHEVDSWRQSTNPNLPNRIKVAQDGDRVDFTLPS
- a CDS encoding sulfatase-like hydrolase/transferase, giving the protein MKRFALTLLLFNGLLLALLLPRYPWIPWVAAEALMVCAVFSLLSPSLFSRVLAGVVGTLYAVLALFTLSDLLIRQSLGRGLNLYLELGVVGSVVDLMLSNLGTGLSLLILLGLLLAFCGLALWVGKLLSRLAGGLHSNFGKAAFATGLLVVAVSFVPQSVVSLSAAQLATHQIQLAIDTRRSTAEFSQSLANDPAAGKPVALPGLASIDVIFGFIESYGISSLADDRFKHLIGPRLDKMEAAVSAAGLHMVSGRLRSPVQGGQSWLAHATLLSGQWIDTQLDYEILLASHYPTLIDDMAETGHDTVAVMPAITQNWPEGQAFGYNRIYESTTMDYQGPPFNWVTMPDQYTWSWFQQSVREQAAGPMFAEVALISSHAPWVPILPVLDDWDSVGNGTAFNQWKGAGETPASLWREPNRVREHYALAIDYALNVATGYATRHVDENTLLVLLGDHQPAPLVTGEGASRDVIVHVISGNPALLAPFLAIGDNGGGLPGFQTGAKPDLNQDGPSMASFRPFMLREFGRALVKTEVASVESGEQP